A genomic stretch from Sulfurimonas sediminis includes:
- a CDS encoding molybdopterin oxidoreductase family protein: MISRLKDFLRFDIKEEKYKLSHDETFGMIADAKKPDKWVFSTCGYCGVGCGLYIGVKDGKAVYTKGNPKHFVNQGTLCPKGLSEHQMLNSPHRIQTPLIKQNGELKPVTWDEAFTKVSSEFKRIQKEHGHKAVAVIGTGQFLTEEFYTLGKFVQLGLRTNNYDGNTTLCMASAVMGYKQSLGSDGPTSSYEDFALADTIFLVGANIADNHPILTLHVNKNPKKKVIVIDPRASKTSQMADVYVPIKPRTDLALYNGLAYIVMEQGWEDEGYIKANTNGYKELRKHLQDYPPQEVANITGIDVKTLYELAREFVSSKSVITGWTMGVNQSFMGTDTVSAIINLHLLTGHIGREGTGPFSITGQCNAMGTRETGFTSSLPGYRNFGDEEALIEYAKIVNVPEEIIPRERGYKYAEIIDAIDRGEIKALWITATNPLVSFVNQDKLRKTLTKLDLLVVQDAFLGDTAQIADVVFAAATWGEKEGVYTNSERRCNKANKAVEPIGEAKSDFDIILEFSKYFEGVNEMLFPNWSQPRDAFEEWKKVSKGQLCDYSGMSYELIEELGGIQWPCNEQFPKGSKRLYTKDIPFRTADKKAKLVCVEWHPMAEPVSPEFPVILNTGRTVEQWHTRTKTRDIAILDNLAPEAWVDISPKDAAKLKVKSGDRMSLSSPRGRVDDVIVRVTSSVREGTVFVPFHFNEQLVNTLTNESFCPKSGEPNFKQTAIQLHSQEVPEGLTLEEEHSSGAIAHHKVVYEGVGYKEKEVHLQQ; this comes from the coding sequence ATGATAAGTAGATTAAAAGATTTTTTAAGGTTTGATATAAAAGAAGAGAAATACAAACTTTCGCATGATGAAACATTCGGCATGATAGCTGATGCAAAAAAACCCGACAAATGGGTCTTTTCGACCTGTGGATACTGTGGTGTCGGCTGTGGACTCTACATCGGTGTCAAAGACGGCAAAGCTGTTTATACCAAAGGAAATCCAAAACATTTTGTCAATCAGGGAACACTCTGTCCAAAAGGTTTGAGTGAACATCAAATGCTGAACTCTCCCCATAGAATCCAGACACCTTTGATAAAACAAAACGGTGAGCTGAAACCTGTAACCTGGGATGAAGCCTTCACGAAAGTCAGCAGTGAATTTAAGAGAATTCAAAAAGAGCATGGACACAAAGCTGTTGCAGTCATTGGAACAGGGCAGTTTTTGACAGAAGAATTTTACACTTTGGGTAAATTTGTCCAGCTTGGTCTTCGCACAAATAATTATGACGGCAACACAACCTTGTGTATGGCATCTGCCGTTATGGGCTACAAACAGTCTCTTGGCAGTGACGGTCCGACAAGCTCGTATGAAGATTTTGCCCTTGCCGATACTATCTTTTTGGTCGGAGCCAACATTGCGGACAATCATCCGATACTGACTTTACATGTAAACAAAAATCCTAAGAAAAAAGTCATCGTTATAGACCCGAGAGCTTCTAAAACATCCCAGATGGCAGATGTTTATGTGCCTATAAAACCTCGTACGGATCTGGCGCTTTACAACGGTCTGGCTTACATAGTGATGGAGCAGGGCTGGGAAGACGAGGGGTATATCAAAGCAAATACAAACGGCTATAAAGAACTCAGAAAACATCTGCAGGATTATCCGCCCCAAGAGGTGGCAAACATTACAGGCATTGATGTCAAAACGCTTTATGAACTCGCACGGGAATTTGTTTCAAGCAAAAGTGTTATCACCGGTTGGACGATGGGCGTGAACCAGTCTTTTATGGGAACAGATACTGTCAGTGCAATTATCAATCTGCATCTTTTGACAGGGCATATCGGACGAGAGGGCACAGGACCTTTTAGCATTACGGGACAGTGTAATGCGATGGGAACACGCGAAACTGGGTTCACTTCATCTCTTCCGGGATACAGAAACTTTGGGGATGAAGAAGCTTTAATAGAGTATGCGAAAATTGTCAATGTCCCGGAGGAGATTATTCCGCGTGAACGCGGCTATAAATATGCCGAAATTATTGATGCCATTGACAGAGGCGAGATAAAAGCGCTTTGGATAACGGCGACCAATCCGCTGGTGAGTTTTGTCAATCAGGACAAACTGCGAAAAACACTGACAAAACTTGATTTGCTGGTTGTGCAGGATGCTTTTTTAGGCGATACGGCACAAATAGCAGATGTTGTTTTCGCTGCTGCGACCTGGGGTGAGAAAGAGGGTGTCTATACGAATTCCGAACGTCGCTGTAACAAGGCGAACAAAGCAGTAGAACCGATAGGTGAGGCAAAAAGCGATTTTGATATCATTCTTGAATTTTCAAAATATTTTGAGGGTGTGAATGAGATGCTTTTTCCAAACTGGAGCCAACCCCGCGATGCTTTTGAGGAGTGGAAAAAAGTCAGTAAAGGGCAGTTGTGTGACTACAGCGGTATGAGTTATGAGCTTATAGAAGAGTTGGGCGGGATTCAATGGCCGTGTAATGAACAGTTTCCAAAGGGGAGCAAAAGACTTTATACCAAAGATATTCCGTTTAGAACAGCAGATAAAAAAGCGAAACTTGTATGTGTGGAGTGGCATCCGATGGCAGAGCCTGTGAGCCCTGAGTTTCCTGTTATTTTAAACACAGGAAGAACAGTTGAACAGTGGCATACGAGAACAAAAACAAGAGATATTGCCATTCTTGACAATTTGGCTCCTGAAGCCTGGGTAGATATTTCTCCAAAAGATGCGGCTAAACTCAAAGTAAAAAGCGGTGACAGAATGAGTCTTTCATCTCCGAGAGGACGCGTTGATGATGTTATTGTACGGGTCACATCAAGTGTACGCGAAGGCACGGTATTTGTCCCGTTTCATTTCAACGAACAGCTTGTCAATACTTTGACAAATGAAAGTTTTTGTCCAAAATCAGGAGAACCGAATTTCAAACAAACGGCAATACAGCTTCACTCACAGGAGGTGCCTGAGGGTCTGACACTTGAAGAGGAACACTCAAGCGGAGCGATTGCACATCATAAGGTCGTTTATGAAGGGGTTGGCTATAAAGAAAAAGAGGTGCATTTGCAACAATAG
- a CDS encoding DmsC/YnfH family molybdoenzyme membrane anchor subunit, producing MQTPLENFIEYKADTGMQCGNYSIDIPPLKEGEQYRFHFDAVACVGCRCCEVACNEQNNNPADIKWRRVGEMEGGDFPAFTQMLNSMSCNHCIDPECLIGCPTESYIKIAETGIVVHDDDTCIGCQYCTWNCPYGVPVFHEERNIVTKCHMCHERLDVGESPACVQACPAGAIEIEVVNVKEWLERDIDEQANMPFLPDARITNSTTRYTLPENLPDDMKEMDEHILKPAHKELPLVFMTVLTQISLGGFLALFLGDFMSLFGFESTNWIMALLVMLPAAIGLPLSALHLGRPFLAMTAMKNIKTSWLSREALALGVFTGLMSAVVATYFFDISSVLRLLLEALTLAVGIYGIYAQSMIYRIRARPSWNRITTNFKFFGVAYIGIFLVAFISSVSSVHEAIIPLTTLGMLGALAQLFFSYEDIRSLDAKENEYQLQRTKRLLNENFHKVKMIRFATLILGGVVLPLFTLVFVSASLHVTASVMLFLAIIIAFVSEISDRFLFYTTVVPLGMAGGFFVGKQR from the coding sequence ATGCAGACACCTTTAGAAAATTTTATAGAGTATAAAGCCGATACAGGGATGCAATGTGGGAATTACTCTATAGATATACCGCCGTTAAAAGAGGGGGAACAGTACCGTTTTCATTTTGACGCTGTTGCCTGTGTTGGGTGTCGATGTTGTGAAGTCGCTTGTAATGAACAAAACAACAATCCTGCGGATATAAAATGGCGTCGTGTCGGAGAGATGGAAGGCGGAGATTTTCCGGCTTTTACCCAAATGCTCAACTCTATGAGCTGTAACCACTGTATAGATCCTGAATGTCTCATAGGCTGTCCGACAGAGTCTTATATAAAGATAGCTGAAACAGGGATAGTCGTGCATGATGACGATACATGTATAGGGTGCCAATACTGTACATGGAACTGTCCATACGGTGTGCCTGTGTTTCATGAAGAGAGAAATATTGTTACAAAATGTCATATGTGCCACGAACGGCTTGATGTAGGTGAATCTCCTGCTTGTGTACAAGCCTGTCCTGCAGGGGCAATTGAAATTGAAGTTGTCAATGTCAAAGAGTGGCTGGAGCGTGACATTGATGAGCAGGCAAATATGCCGTTTTTACCAGATGCACGCATAACAAATTCTACAACGCGTTACACACTTCCAGAGAATCTTCCAGATGATATGAAAGAGATGGATGAACACATCTTAAAACCTGCACATAAGGAACTGCCTCTTGTTTTTATGACAGTGTTGACGCAAATTTCCCTCGGTGGTTTTTTGGCACTCTTTTTAGGTGATTTTATGAGTCTGTTCGGATTTGAGAGTACTAACTGGATTATGGCACTGCTTGTGATGCTTCCTGCGGCAATCGGTCTGCCCCTCTCGGCCTTGCATCTCGGACGCCCGTTTTTGGCGATGACAGCTATGAAAAATATAAAAACCTCGTGGCTCTCTCGTGAGGCTTTGGCTTTGGGCGTTTTTACAGGGCTTATGAGTGCTGTGGTGGCAACATACTTTTTCGATATTTCCAGTGTATTGCGTTTGTTGCTTGAAGCACTGACTTTAGCTGTGGGAATCTATGGAATTTATGCACAAAGTATGATTTACCGTATTCGTGCTCGTCCTTCCTGGAACAGGATTACAACAAATTTCAAGTTCTTCGGTGTGGCATATATCGGAATCTTTTTAGTTGCATTTATCAGCTCCGTATCAAGCGTGCATGAAGCGATTATTCCTTTGACGACCTTGGGTATGCTTGGTGCTTTGGCACAGCTTTTTTTCTCTTATGAAGATATTAGGAGTCTTGATGCAAAAGAGAATGAATACCAACTGCAACGGACAAAAAGACTTTTAAATGAAAATTTTCATAAGGTCAAAATGATTCGTTTTGCCACGTTGATACTCGGTGGTGTAGTGTTGCCGCTGTTTACTTTGGTCTTTGTAAGCGCATCGTTACATGTAACGGCTTCTGTAATGCTCTTTTTGGCAATCATTATTGCCTTTGTCAGTGAAATAAGTGATAGATTTTTATTTTATACCACGGTTGTTCCTCTTGGAATGGCAGGTGGATTTTTTGTAGGGAAACAACGATGA
- a CDS encoding cbb3-type cytochrome c oxidase subunit I: MSYINTLINGTNFDHKGLNALQKVTLRPVVMAFLFYGLVALEGMIMRMVEVGHVPLNPLPEQFFHPEHFFSIMTVHPIVGIFGSTYQLVFGAFTFLVPYLTKKPLYSVKLANWTWILITLGTALAWIAAFVWQYAPLYTLYWPLPADTHQFNVIGGIMFILGVALIMVGTLGFIYNIYATIFARVGIHKNKTTKELLISGFGIDGFLNLINKLRGKQPYTKEPALALPVVAIFRGTVDTFLDALVILGAGILILVYLLFDASGHALDVTAIDALLYKNFFWWGLDLVADGLVLIYVAGSWYLLATLITGQKLFMENVARAALMLELLVSWMVWSHHLLGDQGQPEMMKLISGEMVTAFELLTQGLALFITLVTLWKARPLKMTMELKYLLGGLVGFGLAVPAAIIQADMGMNRVLHNTQWIIGAHVHIALIVGLYMTLYSALYVLWPLVTNNTKLYSHKLANTHFWLHLIGGIGMGAFMGMAGLDGMLRRHLYVDGQFNPDMIFAALFGTMLLVAWAVFLYNIIMSVGIKGLIGIFLPAKDATASYGIEEELEPADDPAFVQ; encoded by the coding sequence ATGAGTTATATAAATACATTAATAAACGGAACAAATTTTGACCATAAAGGCTTAAATGCTTTGCAAAAGGTAACACTCAGACCGGTTGTCATGGCATTTTTATTTTACGGACTGGTTGCCTTGGAGGGTATGATTATGCGAATGGTTGAGGTCGGACATGTGCCGCTCAATCCTCTGCCTGAGCAGTTTTTTCATCCGGAACATTTCTTTTCCATTATGACGGTACACCCGATTGTCGGTATATTTGGTTCAACCTATCAGCTGGTCTTTGGTGCCTTTACCTTTTTGGTGCCATATCTGACAAAAAAACCGCTCTACAGCGTAAAACTTGCCAACTGGACCTGGATATTGATTACTTTAGGGACTGCTTTGGCATGGATAGCCGCATTTGTATGGCAGTATGCGCCGTTATATACATTATACTGGCCGCTTCCTGCGGATACACACCAGTTTAATGTTATTGGTGGTATTATGTTTATCCTTGGTGTCGCTTTGATCATGGTCGGTACTTTGGGGTTTATTTACAATATTTATGCGACAATTTTTGCGCGTGTGGGGATTCATAAAAACAAAACAACAAAAGAGCTGCTTATCTCCGGTTTTGGTATAGACGGATTTTTAAATCTGATCAACAAGCTGCGAGGCAAACAGCCCTATACAAAAGAGCCGGCTTTGGCGCTGCCTGTTGTGGCAATCTTCCGTGGTACGGTAGATACCTTCTTAGATGCACTGGTGATTTTGGGTGCAGGTATTTTGATTTTGGTTTATCTTCTTTTTGATGCAAGCGGACATGCTCTTGATGTCACGGCGATTGATGCCCTTTTATACAAGAACTTTTTTTGGTGGGGGCTTGATTTGGTTGCGGACGGACTTGTACTGATTTATGTGGCCGGTTCATGGTATTTGCTTGCTACTTTAATTACAGGACAAAAGCTTTTTATGGAAAATGTTGCCCGTGCGGCGTTAATGCTTGAGCTTTTGGTTTCCTGGATGGTCTGGTCGCATCACCTCCTTGGTGATCAGGGACAACCTGAAATGATGAAACTTATCTCGGGTGAGATGGTGACTGCTTTTGAACTGCTTACGCAAGGCTTGGCACTCTTTATTACCCTTGTGACGCTTTGGAAGGCCCGACCTCTGAAAATGACTATGGAGTTAAAATATCTGCTTGGAGGACTTGTAGGTTTTGGTTTGGCCGTTCCTGCTGCAATTATCCAGGCAGATATGGGGATGAACAGAGTACTGCACAATACGCAGTGGATTATCGGTGCGCATGTGCATATTGCTTTGATTGTCGGATTGTATATGACACTCTATTCGGCTCTGTATGTTTTATGGCCATTGGTGACAAACAACACGAAACTTTATTCACACAAGTTGGCAAATACACATTTTTGGCTGCATCTTATAGGCGGTATCGGTATGGGCGCATTTATGGGAATGGCAGGACTTGACGGGATGCTCCGTCGTCATCTTTATGTGGACGGGCAGTTTAACCCAGACATGATATTTGCCGCTCTTTTTGGAACGATGCTGCTTGTTGCCTGGGCAGTATTCTTATACAATATTATTATGAGTGTAGGAATCAAAGGACTGATTGGCATATTTTTGCCTGCAAAAGATGCAACGGCTTCTTATGGGATAGAAGAAGAGCTGGAACCGGCAGATGACCCGGCATTTGTGCAGTAA
- a CDS encoding MFS transporter, whose amino-acid sequence MASFKALKGQGDAKTLFAAFLYFDFSFMVWTMLGPLATEISESLAMHGFIMSASQKATLLSIPILAGALLRIVLGFGVDKFGAKKTALMSQAVVISVLFYAYFRGETITYNELLIVAVGLGFAGASFAVALPQAGQWYPPKLQGVVLGIAGAGNIGVVIDFMFAPKIAELWGWQAVFLVGGALSTLIFATYIFLAKDAPKEVYTPRPKKLKDYAKLLRDRDTWWFNLFYAVSFGGFVGFAGYMKVYLMNTYQADMSSFGLSVFNEPNVKVIAGYFGALTIFAGAVLRPVGGAVADKMGGVKSLYIFFGIVAALAIVNATVTLPFWLAIAVLFAIMANLGMANGAVFQLVPQRFGKDIGIMTGIIGAAGGLGGTALIKTLGWSKGAFDGYSAGFMIFAGVVLVAIMGISLVKTRWRTTWGVAAGGRI is encoded by the coding sequence ATGGCAAGTTTTAAAGCCCTCAAAGGTCAAGGCGACGCAAAAACACTTTTTGCAGCTTTTCTTTATTTTGATTTTAGCTTTATGGTCTGGACCATGCTAGGCCCATTGGCAACAGAAATCAGTGAATCATTGGCAATGCACGGATTTATCATGAGTGCCTCACAAAAAGCCACACTGCTTTCTATTCCGATTTTGGCAGGAGCACTGCTTCGTATTGTACTTGGATTTGGCGTTGATAAATTCGGTGCGAAAAAAACAGCGCTGATGAGCCAGGCAGTTGTTATATCTGTGCTGTTTTACGCCTACTTCAGAGGAGAGACCATTACCTATAATGAACTCCTGATTGTAGCTGTCGGTCTCGGATTTGCAGGTGCTTCTTTTGCGGTTGCATTGCCACAGGCAGGACAGTGGTATCCGCCAAAACTGCAGGGAGTCGTTTTGGGAATTGCAGGTGCCGGCAATATTGGTGTTGTCATTGACTTTATGTTTGCTCCAAAGATAGCAGAACTTTGGGGATGGCAGGCAGTCTTTTTGGTTGGTGGAGCATTATCAACCCTAATTTTTGCAACATACATCTTTTTGGCAAAAGATGCCCCTAAAGAGGTTTACACGCCCCGTCCTAAAAAACTCAAAGATTATGCCAAACTCTTACGTGACAGAGACACATGGTGGTTTAACCTTTTCTATGCAGTAAGCTTTGGAGGATTTGTCGGATTTGCGGGATATATGAAAGTTTATCTTATGAATACTTATCAAGCCGATATGAGCAGTTTTGGACTCAGTGTATTTAATGAACCCAATGTTAAAGTCATTGCCGGTTATTTTGGAGCGCTGACAATTTTTGCCGGTGCAGTCTTAAGACCTGTCGGTGGTGCTGTTGCAGATAAAATGGGTGGTGTCAAATCACTTTATATCTTTTTTGGTATTGTCGCCGCATTGGCAATTGTAAATGCAACTGTCACTCTGCCGTTTTGGCTGGCAATTGCAGTACTCTTTGCAATAATGGCAAACCTTGGCATGGCAAACGGGGCAGTTTTTCAACTTGTACCTCAGCGATTTGGCAAAGATATTGGAATCATGACAGGAATTATCGGTGCAGCCGGCGGACTCGGGGGTACAGCACTTATTAAAACGCTTGGATGGTCAAAAGGTGCCTTTGACGGTTATTCGGCAGGTTTTATGATATTTGCCGGTGTTGTACTTGTAGCTATCATGGGGATAAGTTTGGTAAAAACACGATGGAGAACAACCTGGGGCGTTGCAGCCGGCGGAAGAATATAA
- a CDS encoding ferredoxin--nitrite reductase produces the protein MQLQVLEKAYEARSKKVNKIETVKSLKNPMEAFEKIAEYAREGYDAIPDEDKKYFLKCFGIFDKDGLTPKQFMMRVRVAGGHLNAIQAKKIGEIAKNFGQDYIDITTRAQIELRFLNIEDMPAILNGLEEVGLTSYQTGVDNFRNIVTDPFDKEGFDNVLPSYDLLKKIEKTFLKNPDWISTLPRKFNTGISGSLANRCNVFGHDCSLVLAQKDGVYGYNMFLGGRVGMIAKNADIFLANEEEVLQAYGALIAIFQKYGFRDNRNKNRLHFLIEAVGMAEISAAIRDVAGVNFATAGDTMTQIDPVDSEHGKIQLRDGSFGVQIIVPSGIFTGSDLIKVSELSQNHGNNEIRFSVEQNIYILGVKNTATLLEDPFFTKYKNINTPYFNNLVACAGTKHCAFGVIENKEDAIEMAAYLSKAVPLESGRVRMYWSACVKGCGTHEIGDIGFEGCKAKVNGQTEDGVHITIGGKIVSEGKNGYTVIKSAPLKFSKYFVETLVSEYKKLRLKSESFEAFHDRILAQYSHAYIGFYMQLQAYLRLKNIDIDLNINKIPKTGHIEEFELFELGRKLYFALSKQEPYTAYNRFTNENPREKLIPLNKIVFDIDKNINELVFKMLDVEAKRAVVFSELLPLISLADND, from the coding sequence TTGCAATTACAAGTATTAGAAAAAGCATATGAAGCGAGAAGTAAAAAAGTCAATAAAATCGAAACAGTCAAAAGCCTTAAAAATCCTATGGAGGCTTTTGAAAAAATAGCAGAGTATGCACGAGAAGGGTATGATGCAATTCCTGATGAAGACAAGAAATATTTTCTGAAATGTTTTGGAATCTTTGACAAAGACGGTCTCACGCCAAAGCAGTTTATGATGAGAGTCAGAGTTGCAGGGGGACACCTCAACGCAATTCAGGCAAAAAAAATCGGAGAAATTGCAAAAAATTTCGGTCAAGACTATATTGATATCACAACCAGAGCACAAATTGAACTTCGTTTTTTAAATATCGAAGATATGCCTGCAATTTTAAACGGGCTTGAAGAAGTCGGACTCACTTCCTATCAGACAGGTGTGGACAACTTTAGAAATATCGTTACAGACCCATTTGATAAAGAGGGTTTTGACAATGTGCTTCCTTCGTATGATTTACTCAAAAAAATCGAAAAAACATTCTTAAAAAATCCGGATTGGATTTCAACACTGCCGAGAAAATTCAATACTGGAATTTCAGGATCTCTCGCAAACAGATGTAATGTTTTTGGACATGACTGTTCTCTCGTGCTTGCACAAAAAGACGGAGTATACGGTTACAATATGTTTCTTGGCGGCAGAGTCGGTATGATTGCAAAAAATGCAGACATATTTTTGGCAAACGAAGAAGAGGTTTTACAGGCCTACGGTGCACTTATAGCAATCTTTCAAAAGTACGGTTTCCGTGACAACAGAAACAAAAACAGACTGCACTTTCTCATTGAGGCTGTCGGTATGGCTGAAATTTCTGCAGCGATTCGTGATGTTGCAGGCGTAAATTTTGCCACCGCCGGTGATACAATGACACAGATAGATCCAGTAGATTCAGAACACGGAAAAATCCAACTTCGAGACGGTTCATTTGGAGTACAGATTATTGTGCCTTCGGGAATATTTACAGGAAGTGATCTTATAAAAGTATCCGAGTTAAGCCAAAATCACGGCAATAACGAAATCAGATTCAGTGTTGAACAAAATATCTACATTTTAGGTGTCAAAAACACGGCTACCCTTTTAGAAGATCCCTTTTTTACAAAATATAAAAATATAAACACGCCTTACTTTAACAACCTTGTCGCCTGTGCAGGAACCAAACACTGTGCATTTGGCGTTATTGAGAACAAAGAGGATGCTATAGAAATGGCTGCATATTTAAGCAAAGCCGTTCCTCTTGAATCAGGGAGAGTACGCATGTACTGGTCAGCCTGCGTCAAAGGCTGCGGAACACATGAAATAGGAGACATCGGTTTTGAAGGCTGCAAGGCAAAAGTAAACGGACAAACTGAAGATGGTGTCCACATAACCATAGGCGGGAAAATCGTGAGTGAAGGGAAAAACGGGTATACCGTTATCAAATCTGCTCCACTGAAATTTTCTAAATATTTTGTTGAGACACTCGTGTCGGAATATAAAAAACTGCGTTTAAAAAGCGAATCATTTGAAGCATTTCATGACAGAATTTTAGCACAGTATTCTCATGCATATATCGGTTTTTATATGCAGCTCCAGGCTTATTTACGATTAAAAAACATTGATATTGATTTAAACATCAATAAAATTCCGAAAACAGGACATATTGAAGAGTTTGAACTTTTTGAACTTGGCCGTAAACTCTATTTTGCCCTTTCCAAACAAGAACCGTATACGGCATACAACAGATTTACAAATGAAAATCCAAGAGAAAAACTGATACCTCTCAATAAGATAGTTTTCGATATCGATAAAAATATCAATGAACTCGTCTTTAAGATGCTTGATGTTGAAGCAAAAAGAGCCGTTGTCTTTTCGGAATTGCTTCCATTGATCAGTTTGGCTGACAATGATTAA
- a CDS encoding formate/nitrite transporter family protein — translation MSYVKPEVVVDGMVTAGVYKSGLGVKDLLIRGSLAGALLGVATTLAIVASTQTHLPIVGALIFPVGFVMIVLLGLELVTGSFALLTTSLFDRKIGFAKLSVNWFWVFTGNLLGSLLFAALYTLVATKFGHVESSPVIDMIKHIAEAKTIGYEKIGADGIYTVFLKAVFCNWMVSLGVVMALTATTTIGKIAAMWLPILTFFGQGFEHAVVNMFVIPAGIMLGANVSVSQWWLWNEIPVTLGNIVGGAICTGMALYYTHRKNQA, via the coding sequence ATGAGTTATGTAAAACCAGAGGTAGTTGTAGATGGAATGGTAACAGCCGGAGTATACAAATCAGGATTGGGTGTAAAAGATTTATTGATACGCGGTTCCCTTGCGGGTGCCCTTCTTGGAGTTGCTACAACCCTGGCCATTGTTGCTTCCACACAGACACATCTGCCTATTGTCGGAGCACTTATTTTCCCTGTCGGTTTTGTTATGATTGTTTTGCTGGGACTGGAGCTTGTCACCGGAAGTTTTGCACTGCTGACAACCTCTTTGTTTGACAGAAAAATTGGGTTTGCAAAACTCTCTGTAAACTGGTTCTGGGTCTTTACCGGAAATCTGCTGGGCAGCCTGCTTTTTGCAGCTCTTTACACTCTGGTTGCTACAAAATTCGGACATGTGGAATCATCTCCTGTCATAGACATGATCAAGCATATTGCAGAAGCAAAAACAATCGGATATGAAAAAATAGGTGCAGACGGTATTTATACCGTCTTTTTAAAAGCTGTTTTTTGTAACTGGATGGTATCTCTGGGTGTCGTTATGGCATTGACAGCTACAACAACAATAGGGAAAATTGCAGCTATGTGGCTCCCAATTCTTACTTTCTTTGGACAGGGCTTTGAACACGCCGTTGTAAATATGTTTGTTATTCCTGCGGGTATAATGCTTGGTGCAAATGTAAGTGTGTCACAGTGGTGGTTGTGGAATGAAATTCCGGTAACTTTGGGAAATATTGTTGGCGGAGCGATTTGTACAGGTATGGCTTTATATTACACACATAGAAAAAACCAGGCATAA